The Diaminobutyricimonas aerilata nucleotide sequence GTTCCGGACCACCCGGTGGAGTCGTTGAGCTGCAGGCGGGCGTCGTCGAGGCCACCGACGAGCATCGCGCCGGTGCGGCCGTTGCCGAGCGGCGCCGCCTCCACCCACTCGCGAGCGGGCTCGGGCCAGCGCAAGCGCAGCGAGTGCTGCGCGTCGCCGAGGTCCAGGTCGAGATCGCTCACTTGAGACCCGTGAATCCGATCGAGTTGACGATCCGCTTGCCGAAGAACATGAACAGGATGAGCATCGGCAGCGCCGCCACAAGGGTCGCCGCCATGAGCCCCGCCCAGTCCGGCGCCGACTGCGGGGAGGACTGCTTGAACACGGCGAGCGCGAGGGTGAGCGGGCGCACCGAGTCGTCGCTCGTGACGAGCAGCGGCCAGAAGTAGTCGTTCCATGCCGTGATGAATCCGAGGATCGACAGGGTGATGATCGGCCCGGAGGTCATCGGCATGGTGATCTGGAACAGCACACGCAGCCGGCCGGCGCCGTCGATGAGCGCCGCCTCTTCGATCTCCTCGCTCAATCCGAGCATGAACTGGCGCAGGAAGAAGATGTTGAACGCCGAGAACAGCGCTCCGGGCAGGATCATGCCGGCGAAGGAGTTGAGCAGCCCGAGTTCCTTGATGAGCACGAAGTTGGGTAGCAGCGTGAGGATGCCGGGCACCATGAGGGCTGCGAGGAAGAGCGAGAACATGAGCTCGCGGCCGCGCCAGCGCAGCCGGGCGAACGCGTAGGCGGCGATGAGCGAGAAGAACACGATGAGCGCCGTCGAGACGGTCGCGTAGATGATCGAGTTGAGCAGGAAGTGCCCCAGTTCGATGGACGCGCCGGAGCCGCCCTCGGCGAGGGACTGCTCGGGCGTGGCGAGACCGAGCACTCGCGCGAAGGCGCCCCAGGTGAAGTCGACCGGCACGAGCGACGCGGGGTCCCGCACCAGCGCGTAGTTGTTCGACAGCGCCGTGCGCAGCATCCAGTAGAACGGGAACACGGTCACCAGCAGCACGAGGCCGATGTAGAGCCAGGCGATGCCGCGGCCGACGCTGAATCGGCGCAGGCTGCGTCCGCGCGGGCGTCGCGGTGCCGGGGCGGCCGGGCGGCCGAGGGCGGTCGCGGTCATGGTCGGCTCCTCTCGAGTCCGGATGCGGTCGGGTGGTCGGCCCGGTGCGGGGCGCTCAATTGGTGTCCGATTCGCTCGCGCGCATGAGGCGCATCTGCATGAAGGTGATGACGATGAGCATCGCGAACAGGGCGAGCGACATCGTGGCGCCGTATCCGAAGTCGAACTGTCCGAACGCCTTCTCGTAGATGTACATCTGCAGCACGTTCGATGCGTTCGCGGGGCCGCCCTTGGTGGTCACGGCGACGATGTCGAACACCTGGAACGATCCGATGACGGTGAGGATGAGCACCATCGCGAGGATGGGGCGCAGCAGCGGCAAGGTCAGGCGGCGGAACATCTGGATCTCGCTCGCCCCGTCGATGCGCCCCGCCTCGTAGATCGACGGCGGGATGGTCTGGAGGCCGGCGAAGATGATGATGGCGTTGTAGCCCATCGACTTCCACACGCTGATGAGCGCGATCGAGGGGATGGCCCAGGCCCGCGAACCGAGGAAGAGGATCGGTTCCCCGGTGATCGCCTCGATGAGCTGATTGACGATGCCGAGCTGCGCGTCGAGCATCCACGACCAGGTCGTCGCGGCGACGACGCCGGAGATGAGGAACGGCAGGATGATGATGCCGCGCACGATCGTCGACGAGGTGAGGCGGTGCAGCACCACGGCGGTCATGAGCGAGATCGCCATGCCGATGACGACCGACAGCACCACGAAGTAGACGGTGACCGCGAGCGACGACCAGAACACCGAGTCGCCGAAGAGCCGCACGACGTTGTCGAGGCCGGTCCAGGTCGGCGGCGTGAGCACCCGGAAGTCGGTGAAGCTGAGGTAGATGCCGCGTACGGTCGGATAGGCGGCGAAGACGAGGAATCCGACGAGGGCGGGAGTGATGAGGATCCAGGCGAGCCGTGCGTCGCCGCGGTGCGCCGGCGCGTGGGCGTTGATCGCGCCCGAGCGGCGTCGCCTCCCCTCGAGCGTGCGGGGTGCCCGTCGTGTCGCTGTCATCGCCATCGATTTCGCCGTTCCTGCCGTCGGAGGTGCTTCCCCCGAGTTGCGTGGCGAGCATATGCAGGGATAATTGATGCTGTCAAATAATTCGATGACGAAGGACTCCATGCCGCACGACACTCCGCCCGCCGTTCACCTCCGTGCCGCGGGCGTGTCCCTCGTCCTCGACCTCGGCCGCGACGTGCCGACGGTGCTGCACTGGGGCCCGGATCTCG carries:
- a CDS encoding carbohydrate ABC transporter permease, which encodes MTATRRAPRTLEGRRRRSGAINAHAPAHRGDARLAWILITPALVGFLVFAAYPTVRGIYLSFTDFRVLTPPTWTGLDNVVRLFGDSVFWSSLAVTVYFVVLSVVIGMAISLMTAVVLHRLTSSTIVRGIIILPFLISGVVAATTWSWMLDAQLGIVNQLIEAITGEPILFLGSRAWAIPSIALISVWKSMGYNAIIIFAGLQTIPPSIYEAGRIDGASEIQMFRRLTLPLLRPILAMVLILTVIGSFQVFDIVAVTTKGGPANASNVLQMYIYEKAFGQFDFGYGATMSLALFAMLIVITFMQMRLMRASESDTN
- a CDS encoding carbohydrate ABC transporter permease, coding for MTATALGRPAAPAPRRPRGRSLRRFSVGRGIAWLYIGLVLLVTVFPFYWMLRTALSNNYALVRDPASLVPVDFTWGAFARVLGLATPEQSLAEGGSGASIELGHFLLNSIIYATVSTALIVFFSLIAAYAFARLRWRGRELMFSLFLAALMVPGILTLLPNFVLIKELGLLNSFAGMILPGALFSAFNIFFLRQFMLGLSEEIEEAALIDGAGRLRVLFQITMPMTSGPIITLSILGFITAWNDYFWPLLVTSDDSVRPLTLALAVFKQSSPQSAPDWAGLMAATLVAALPMLILFMFFGKRIVNSIGFTGLK